The proteins below come from a single Malus sylvestris chromosome 3, drMalSylv7.2, whole genome shotgun sequence genomic window:
- the LOC126616502 gene encoding cell wall / vacuolar inhibitor of fructosidase 1-like, which translates to MKNNSNSPSTKTLIFLIQIVFLVVFLPTSHCNRPTVFFPMDANLIAQTCNQTPYPDLCVSTLQSDPRSAKADVKGLGIIMVDAVRAKAREANLQVEELIDREPGNTPARNCRFNYDDIFQLDISQAVEAFGKDDYKSAEIGMTNVVANADSCERGFSGGSPFKDESQALHDVAYVAAAIAKVLRS; encoded by the coding sequence atgaagAATAATTCGAACTCTCCTTCAACAAAAACACTGATATTTCTCATTCAAATTGTTTTTCTAGTTGTATTTCTTCCAACTAGCCACTGCAACAGGCCGACGGTCTTCTTTCCAATGGATGCCAATCTGATCGCACAAACATGCAACCAAACACCATATCCCGATCTTTGCGTCTCTACACTTCAATCAGACCCTCGAAGCGCCAAAGCAGATGTCAAAGGCTTAGGCATCATAATGGTTGATGCAGTTAGGGCTAAGGCACGCGAAGCTAATCTCCAAGTCGAGGAGTTGATCGATAGAGAGCCGGGAAATACACCCGCAAGAAACTGCAGATTTAACTACGACGATATTTTCCAACTTGATATTTCTCAAGCCGTTGAAGCTTTCGGTAAAGATGATTATAAGTCAGCAGAGATAGGCATGACTAATGTCGTCGCAAACGCAGATTCATGCGAAAGAGGTTTTTCCGGCGGCAGTCCTTTCAAAGACGAAAGCCAAGCTCTCCATGATGTTGCTTATGTGGCTGCAGCAATTGCCAAAGTATTGCGCTCTTGA